From the Streptomyces sp. SN-593 genome, the window TGGTTCGAGGAGATCCGGTCCGTGCCGCGGGCCGACCTGCTCGCCCTGGTCACCGAGGCGCTCACCGCCCTGACCGCGGCCGGGGGAGGCGTGGAGGCAAGCGGGGGCGGTGGCGCCGACGGCGGTGCCGGCGCAGGCCGGGCCGGCGACGTGTGACCGCTGCCTTCCGCCCCGTTCTGTCACAACTTCTCTACACCCCGCGGACGTTCCCGCCGCGGGCCGCCGTCCTGGGGCATGCTGGTTCCATGCTGGCCGGTGACGCGGATCGTGAGCGTGCGGTGGACGTCCTCAAGGAGGCGTACACCCAGGGCCGGTTGAGGCCCGAGGAGTACGACGAGCGGGTCGGCCGGGCGTACCAGGCGCGGACCTACGACGACCTCGACCGGATCACCGCGGACATCCCGGGCCCGATGGCGCCGTACCCGGTGTACCCGCAGGTGCCCTTCGCCTTCGCCCCGCCGGTCCAGGGCACCAACGGCATGGCGACCGCCTCGCTGGTCTGCGGCATCCTCGGCACGGTCACCATGGGGGCCGCCTCGATCCCGGCGATCATCTGCGGGCACCTCGCCAAGGGCCAGATCCGCCGCACCGGACAGGCCGGCGACGGCCAGGCCACCGCGGGGCTCGTCCTCGGCTACCTCTGCCTGTTCGGCCTGCTCGCCTTCATCGGCACGATCGTCGCCGTCGTCGCCAGCGCCCCCGGCCCCTGACCCCGCCGACACCCGCCGGACACCGGCCGGACACCGCCTCGGCATACCGCCGCCAACCGGGGCACAGCAGGCCCGCGGCGGCCCGTGTGCATTTGTTTTGACCGTAGCCGATGCGGTAGGTACGCTCTCATCTGTGCCTGGGGTGTGCCCGGGTCCTTGTGCGTGCCGTGTGACCGGACGAGGACACCGAGGCCGCGGCGCCCGACCAAACGCACTCTCCGTCCTTTCGGATACGTGCGGGGCCCGCGACACACCCGACCGCGTGGGTCGGGTCCCAGGTTAGATGTATCGAGATCGGCACACAGAAACCGGAGAAACGGTGCCTACGATCCAGCAGCTGGTCCGAAAGGGCCGGCAGGACAAGGTCGAGAAGAACAAGACGCCCGCGCTGAAGGGTTCGCCCCAGCGCCGCGGCGTCTGCACGCGTGTCTACACGACCACCCCGAAGAAGCCGAACTCGGCCCTCCGTAAGGTCGCGCGTGTCCGTCTGACCAGCGGTATCGAGGTCACCGCCTACATCCCGGGCGAGGGCCACAACCTTCAGGAGCACTCCATCGTGCTCGTGCGCGGCGGCCGTGTGAAGGACCTGCCGGGTGTTCGCTACAAGATCATCCGCGGTTCGCTCGACACGCAGGGCGTGAAGAACCGTAAGCAGGCCCGCAGCCGCTACGGCGCCA encodes:
- a CDS encoding DUF1707 and DUF4190 domain-containing protein, whose amino-acid sequence is MLAGDADRERAVDVLKEAYTQGRLRPEEYDERVGRAYQARTYDDLDRITADIPGPMAPYPVYPQVPFAFAPPVQGTNGMATASLVCGILGTVTMGAASIPAIICGHLAKGQIRRTGQAGDGQATAGLVLGYLCLFGLLAFIGTIVAVVASAPGP
- the rpsL gene encoding 30S ribosomal protein S12, yielding MPTIQQLVRKGRQDKVEKNKTPALKGSPQRRGVCTRVYTTTPKKPNSALRKVARVRLTSGIEVTAYIPGEGHNLQEHSIVLVRGGRVKDLPGVRYKIIRGSLDTQGVKNRKQARSRYGAKKEK